One region of Triticum aestivum cultivar Chinese Spring chromosome 6B, IWGSC CS RefSeq v2.1, whole genome shotgun sequence genomic DNA includes:
- the LOC123134632 gene encoding uncharacterized protein isoform X1 has translation MAHLPRAPPRTSWFHEFPPSPHPVPSSGPPLRRGFPDARPRRSRRHAAGAASPIGGGSGGARDTLQRAPPLQALDAHQRVQGNGLDVLLMMATASSCGGINTRRTDNLLPLLLPCVREQTSAPRVSSASSRARSDSAAADAEENEPEASAGRSAQVLLAAAASGGRGGPYGRRPSSSCAPWNAGPLIAHRPATPSPVCCPVVASPEEQEQGSLPTRPADAVNEWRLPKVSEEEDEAVNQKDCQDNTMSCSVSSARDWNFGSDSVYEGSNHDGRAFDHSEVEDCAAAVQRTERWVLGPVIKQKESIVLDKLPAWKDSQILKLIYKALMILLQSTRLNQKDRWQKNKIARPGIRDELTETEEQDQGRLPTREDLVKCFSMPRNIRLQTPRHPSLLDMRVDKSNRGPPKFVHKATPARLMRRARSSHNYHGKCMGAIDAVNEWRLPKVNEEEDEAVDQKDWQDDTVSCRASSARDWNFESNSANEGSNHDDGHAFDHSDVEDCAAAVQRMERRLPGINWQKLRTSWRSREVKP, from the exons ATGGCGCACCTGCCTCGTGCTCCTCCTCGCACTTCTTGGTTCCATGAGTTCCCACCCTCTCCTCATCCTGTTCCCTCCTCCGGACCTCCTCTTCGCCGAGGTTTTCCTGATGCTCGTCCTCGCCGCAGCAGGCGACATGCTGCTGGCGCTGCCTCGCCGATAGGCGGCGGAAGCGGCGGCGCGCGCGACACACTCCAGCGCGCGCCTCCGCTACAGGCCCTGGACGCCCACCAGCGGGTCCAGGGCAACGGGCTCGATGTTCTGCTGATGAtggccaccgcctcctcctgcGGCGGCATCAACACGCGCCGCACCGACAATCTCCTCCCGCTCCTGCTCCCCTGCGTGCGCGAGCAAACCTCCGCCCCCCGAGTCTCTTCGGCTTCCTCCCGCGCCCGCTCCGACAGCGCAGCCGCGGACGCGGAGGAGAACGAGCCCGAGGCGTCCGCGGGGAGGAGCGCGCAGGTGCTGCTCGCCGCGGCAGCAAGTGGCGGGCGCGGCGGCCCCTACGGCCGCCGCCCGTCGTCCTCCTGCGCCCCCTGGAACGCCGGCCCCCTCATCGCGCACCGCCCGGCGACCCCGTCGCCCGTATGCTGCCCCGTCGTCGCGTCACCGGAG GAACAAGAGCAAGGGAGCTTACCAACGAGACCCGCTGATGCTGTCAATGAATGGAGATTGCCTAAAGTAAGTGAAGAGGAAGATGAGGCAGTGAATCAGAAGGACTGTCAGGATAATACTATGTCATGTAGTGTGTCCTCAG CTCGTGATTGGAACTTCGGGTCTGATAGTGTCTATGAGGGAAGCAATCATGATGGTCGTGCTTTTGACCATTCAGAGGTTGAGGATTGTGCAGCTGCAGTGCAAAGGACGGAGAGATGGGTCCTGGGTCCTGTGATTAAACAGAAGGAAAGTATTGTCCTAGACAAGTTGCCTGCCTGGAAGGATTCACAGATTCTAAAGCTCATATACAA AGCACTTATGATATTACTTCAATCAACTAGGCTGAATCAGAAAGATCGATGGCAGAAAAACAAGATTGCACGGCCAGGGATCAGGGATGAGCTTACAGAAACTGAG GAACAAGATCAAGGGAGGTTACCAACGAGAGAGGACTTGGTCAAGTGTTTCTCTATGCCACGAAACATCCGACTACAGACTCCCAGGCACCCTTCTCTGCTGGATATGAGAG TTGACAAATCCAATCGAGGGCCTCCAAAATTCGTCCACAAGGCCACGCCAGCTAGATTGATGCGCCGAGCTCGCTCCTCACATAATTACCATGGGAAGTGCATGGGAGCAATTGATGCTGTCAATGAATGGAGATTGCCTAAAGTaaatgaagaggaagatgaggcaGTGGATCAGAAGGACTGGCAGGATGATACCGTGTCATGTCGTGCATCCTCAG CTCGTGATTGGAACTTCGAGTCTAATAGTGCTAATGAGGGAAGCAATCATGATGATGGTCATGCTTTTGACCATTCAGATGTCGAGGATTGTGCAGCTGCAGTGCAAAGGATGGAAAGACGGCTTCCTGGGATAAACTGGCAAAAACTGAG AACAAGTTGGAGAAGCAGAGAAGTGAAACCGTAG
- the LOC123134632 gene encoding uncharacterized protein isoform X2: protein MAHLPRAPPRTSWFHEFPPSPHPVPSSGPPLRRGFPDARPRRSRRHAAGAASPIGGGSGGARDTLQRAPPLQALDAHQRVQGNGLDVLLMMATASSCGGINTRRTDNLLPLLLPCVREQTSAPRVSSASSRARSDSAAADAEENEPEASAGRSAQVLLAAAASGGRGGPYGRRPSSSCAPWNAGPLIAHRPATPSPVCCPVVASPEEQEQGSLPTRPADAVNEWRLPKVSEEEDEAVNQKDCQDNTMSCSVSSARDWNFGSDSVYEGSNHDGRAFDHSEVEDCAAAVQRTERWVLGPVIKQKESIVLDKLPAWKDSQILKLIYKLNQKDRWQKNKIARPGIRDELTETEEQDQGRLPTREDLVKCFSMPRNIRLQTPRHPSLLDMRVDKSNRGPPKFVHKATPARLMRRARSSHNYHGKCMGAIDAVNEWRLPKVNEEEDEAVDQKDWQDDTVSCRASSARDWNFESNSANEGSNHDDGHAFDHSDVEDCAAAVQRMERRLPGINWQKLRTSWRSREVKP, encoded by the exons ATGGCGCACCTGCCTCGTGCTCCTCCTCGCACTTCTTGGTTCCATGAGTTCCCACCCTCTCCTCATCCTGTTCCCTCCTCCGGACCTCCTCTTCGCCGAGGTTTTCCTGATGCTCGTCCTCGCCGCAGCAGGCGACATGCTGCTGGCGCTGCCTCGCCGATAGGCGGCGGAAGCGGCGGCGCGCGCGACACACTCCAGCGCGCGCCTCCGCTACAGGCCCTGGACGCCCACCAGCGGGTCCAGGGCAACGGGCTCGATGTTCTGCTGATGAtggccaccgcctcctcctgcGGCGGCATCAACACGCGCCGCACCGACAATCTCCTCCCGCTCCTGCTCCCCTGCGTGCGCGAGCAAACCTCCGCCCCCCGAGTCTCTTCGGCTTCCTCCCGCGCCCGCTCCGACAGCGCAGCCGCGGACGCGGAGGAGAACGAGCCCGAGGCGTCCGCGGGGAGGAGCGCGCAGGTGCTGCTCGCCGCGGCAGCAAGTGGCGGGCGCGGCGGCCCCTACGGCCGCCGCCCGTCGTCCTCCTGCGCCCCCTGGAACGCCGGCCCCCTCATCGCGCACCGCCCGGCGACCCCGTCGCCCGTATGCTGCCCCGTCGTCGCGTCACCGGAG GAACAAGAGCAAGGGAGCTTACCAACGAGACCCGCTGATGCTGTCAATGAATGGAGATTGCCTAAAGTAAGTGAAGAGGAAGATGAGGCAGTGAATCAGAAGGACTGTCAGGATAATACTATGTCATGTAGTGTGTCCTCAG CTCGTGATTGGAACTTCGGGTCTGATAGTGTCTATGAGGGAAGCAATCATGATGGTCGTGCTTTTGACCATTCAGAGGTTGAGGATTGTGCAGCTGCAGTGCAAAGGACGGAGAGATGGGTCCTGGGTCCTGTGATTAAACAGAAGGAAAGTATTGTCCTAGACAAGTTGCCTGCCTGGAAGGATTCACAGATTCTAAAGCTCATATACAA GCTGAATCAGAAAGATCGATGGCAGAAAAACAAGATTGCACGGCCAGGGATCAGGGATGAGCTTACAGAAACTGAG GAACAAGATCAAGGGAGGTTACCAACGAGAGAGGACTTGGTCAAGTGTTTCTCTATGCCACGAAACATCCGACTACAGACTCCCAGGCACCCTTCTCTGCTGGATATGAGAG TTGACAAATCCAATCGAGGGCCTCCAAAATTCGTCCACAAGGCCACGCCAGCTAGATTGATGCGCCGAGCTCGCTCCTCACATAATTACCATGGGAAGTGCATGGGAGCAATTGATGCTGTCAATGAATGGAGATTGCCTAAAGTaaatgaagaggaagatgaggcaGTGGATCAGAAGGACTGGCAGGATGATACCGTGTCATGTCGTGCATCCTCAG CTCGTGATTGGAACTTCGAGTCTAATAGTGCTAATGAGGGAAGCAATCATGATGATGGTCATGCTTTTGACCATTCAGATGTCGAGGATTGTGCAGCTGCAGTGCAAAGGATGGAAAGACGGCTTCCTGGGATAAACTGGCAAAAACTGAG AACAAGTTGGAGAAGCAGAGAAGTGAAACCGTAG